The following are encoded in a window of Paenibacillus polymyxa genomic DNA:
- a CDS encoding response regulator transcription factor — protein MNPIHGVKIMLADDEPHILQFLELGLINEGYEVRTAENGSEALDLAREFRPHVAVLDVMMPEMNGFEVCQSLKETEDNIAVIMLTAKDDVDDRVKGLKIGADDYVVKPFSFNELLARIEARLRNQFPDLLGEVIHGPFQVDDRRKEISYQSQVLELSPTEYELLKFLVLNHGIVLSKSRILDRVWGYDFGGEDNIVEVYIRSLREKLKDKEHRVIRTLRGVGYRVDLL, from the coding sequence ATGAATCCAATACACGGAGTTAAAATTATGCTGGCAGATGATGAGCCTCATATTTTGCAATTTTTAGAGCTTGGACTGATTAATGAAGGATATGAAGTTAGAACCGCCGAGAACGGGAGTGAAGCGCTCGATTTGGCAAGAGAGTTTCGTCCGCATGTAGCGGTGCTGGATGTGATGATGCCGGAAATGAACGGTTTTGAGGTGTGCCAAAGTCTCAAGGAGACGGAGGATAACATCGCGGTTATTATGCTGACCGCCAAGGATGATGTAGACGATCGGGTAAAGGGTTTGAAAATCGGCGCGGATGATTATGTCGTGAAGCCCTTCAGTTTTAATGAGTTGCTGGCTCGCATTGAAGCGCGCTTGCGCAATCAGTTCCCCGATCTGCTGGGCGAAGTGATTCACGGACCCTTTCAAGTGGATGATCGACGGAAGGAAATTAGTTATCAGAGTCAGGTGCTGGAGCTGTCGCCTACCGAATATGAACTATTGAAGTTTCTGGTGCTAAACCACGGGATTGTGCTGAGTAAAAGTCGTATACTGGACCGGGTATGGGGGTACGATTTTGGGGGCGAGGATAATATTGTTGAAGTGTACATCCGCTCCTTACGTGAAAAACTCAAAGACAAGGAGCACCGGGTCATTCGTACGCTGCGCGGTGTGGGATACCGGGTGGATCTGCTATGA
- a CDS encoding glycosyltransferase family 39 protein, whose translation MIKKWFKTRADIPLIIIMLISAFLNGYNIWQDKYVNTYYTTAVASMLQSFHNFFFASLDSAGSVTVDKPPVVFWIQTLSAYIFGLHGWSVILPQALAQVGSVLLVYLLVKPSFGTMAARLAAFAMATTPIAVAVSRTNNIDAMLVFTLLLATWLLFRGIRNSKTGLILAAFAVVGIAFNEKMLQAYMIVPALGLFYLLASKFNWKRKAVTLAGSAVVLLIVSLSWAVVVDSTPTDERPYMGSSGTNSVLNLAFGYNGLSRLTGDQGTGGNRGGERTDRDNIATTNSSNTNTDQAQTTTSSDSTTTTDDSGANNMATGGFGGNGQSGPGDWQGGQGGPGGGPGGNSGGGMFGTGEKGPLRLFQSSLSGQASWLLPFALIASIGLLASIRRRNITQKHKEVIFWLAWLIPVAAFFSVAGFFHHYYLIMLAPPIAALFGAGFVELWKQYRERSNWLSWLLPAAVLATSVFSWFVLQNYNDTIGSGWSIAVLTLGIIGTALLVVARMKSEKFTRFAIIASVLAMFIGPVYWALTPIVYGGNSMIPQAGPTQFGGGGGGMPGGNDRNRGQSANGQQAEGTQTNNQTNNTENSGPDGNTSSTQTSTDTEQKSSTRSRGMGGPNGSQGLDQKTLSYLQKNNTGETYLFAASNYSTAAPYLVEAGQKVIIMNGFVSSDPVYTVDKIKALVESGQVKYFMISGGGGGPDGGNSEVTAWIKEHGKVIPTDEWKTTTGETSTDVKATESGSDTTNSNANAQDGQGGPGGDELGGSGTLYEITL comes from the coding sequence ATGATTAAGAAATGGTTTAAGACCAGGGCGGACATCCCCCTGATCATCATTATGCTGATATCCGCATTTTTGAACGGATACAACATCTGGCAAGACAAATATGTAAACACCTACTATACGACGGCCGTAGCAAGCATGCTACAGAGCTTTCACAACTTCTTTTTCGCCTCACTTGATTCTGCCGGATCAGTAACGGTAGACAAACCGCCTGTGGTGTTCTGGATTCAGACACTGAGCGCCTATATATTTGGGCTTCACGGATGGAGCGTTATCTTGCCACAGGCGCTAGCTCAGGTCGGATCGGTCTTGCTCGTTTACTTGCTCGTCAAACCGAGCTTCGGTACGATGGCCGCACGATTGGCCGCCTTCGCCATGGCAACGACACCGATAGCCGTAGCGGTCAGCCGCACGAATAACATCGACGCTATGTTGGTCTTCACACTGTTGCTCGCAACATGGCTATTGTTCAGAGGCATTAGAAATAGCAAAACCGGGCTGATCCTTGCTGCTTTCGCAGTCGTAGGCATCGCCTTTAACGAAAAAATGTTGCAAGCCTATATGATCGTTCCCGCACTGGGTTTGTTCTATCTGCTGGCTTCCAAGTTTAACTGGAAGCGAAAAGCAGTAACACTGGCAGGATCAGCAGTTGTCCTCCTGATCGTATCGCTCTCCTGGGCAGTCGTAGTGGACTCCACTCCGACAGATGAACGCCCTTATATGGGGAGTAGCGGTACCAATTCTGTGCTGAATTTGGCCTTTGGTTATAACGGCCTGTCCCGTCTGACAGGAGATCAGGGTACAGGTGGCAATCGTGGCGGTGAACGCACAGATCGGGACAATATCGCTACAACGAATAGCAGCAATACGAACACAGATCAAGCTCAGACGACTACATCATCGGACAGCACTACCACTACGGATGACTCTGGTGCCAACAACATGGCAACAGGCGGATTCGGCGGTAACGGACAAAGTGGTCCTGGAGATTGGCAAGGTGGCCAGGGTGGACCAGGCGGTGGACCGGGAGGAAATTCCGGTGGTGGCATGTTCGGCACTGGCGAAAAAGGACCTTTGCGGTTGTTCCAATCTTCCTTGTCAGGTCAAGCCAGCTGGCTGCTTCCATTCGCATTGATTGCTTCCATCGGTCTGCTTGCAAGCATTCGACGTCGTAATATCACACAAAAGCACAAAGAGGTCATCTTCTGGCTGGCCTGGTTGATTCCCGTAGCTGCATTTTTCAGCGTAGCAGGATTCTTTCATCATTATTACCTGATTATGCTCGCACCACCAATTGCAGCGCTCTTTGGAGCAGGATTCGTAGAATTGTGGAAGCAGTATCGTGAGCGTTCCAACTGGCTCTCCTGGCTGTTACCCGCCGCAGTATTGGCAACCTCGGTATTTAGCTGGTTTGTTTTGCAAAATTACAACGATACCATTGGCAGCGGCTGGTCCATCGCGGTATTGACCCTAGGGATCATCGGCACGGCGCTATTGGTAGTAGCACGAATGAAATCTGAGAAGTTCACAAGATTCGCCATCATTGCAAGTGTACTCGCTATGTTTATCGGCCCTGTGTACTGGGCATTGACACCGATCGTCTACGGGGGGAACAGCATGATTCCACAAGCCGGACCGACTCAATTTGGCGGCGGTGGTGGGGGAATGCCGGGTGGCAATGATCGCAATAGAGGCCAGAGCGCTAATGGACAACAAGCCGAGGGAACTCAAACGAATAACCAGACCAATAATACAGAGAATTCCGGCCCTGATGGAAATACTTCAAGCACACAAACAAGTACAGACACGGAACAAAAATCTTCTACCCGCTCCAGAGGGATGGGGGGACCAAACGGCAGCCAAGGTTTAGATCAAAAAACGTTGAGCTATTTGCAAAAAAACAACACAGGTGAAACCTACCTTTTCGCAGCAAGTAATTATTCAACGGCTGCTCCTTACCTGGTCGAGGCCGGACAAAAAGTAATTATTATGAATGGTTTTGTATCTTCCGATCCAGTCTATACCGTCGATAAAATCAAGGCGCTGGTCGAAAGCGGCCAAGTGAAGTACTTCATGATTTCTGGTGGAGGCGGCGGACCGGACGGAGGTAACTCTGAAGTCACTGCATGGATCAAAGAACACGGCAAAGTGATCCCTACAGATGAATGGAAAACAACAACAGGCGAAACAAGTACAGACGTTAAAGCAACCGAGAGCGGAAGCGACACCACAAACAGCAATGCAAACGCCCAGGATGGTCAAGGTGGCCCTGGCGGAGACGAACTTGGCGGAAGCGGTACTTTATACGAAATCACATTATAA
- a CDS encoding sensor histidine kinase, producing the protein MKAGGKSRRKYALRSLRSQLLARTLLILALLLVLIGFLQYFLMKDFLYRSRAEAMDTQLNSIPADLLIKDSQEQSRVTAPQEQTNRRNNRPGPFLFWPDMSLASIDTDGTFQSLSNENGLKPPRLTTEQYQAMQQSKRMRHGYQLIRDAQGKEQLVVFRPLGPPDRSSGLLQMGVSTNSMQEQLINQLRTFILLSLIALAIGLALMLPVLRRTLVPLSRMVEAVKRIDAGNLAERFDAEQGQYEVDRLAVSFNGMLERLEHSFAAERELQMQMRRFIADASHELRTPLTSIHGFLEVLLRGAASNPKQLQSALESMYGESKRMNKLVSDLLLLAKLDRTPELKLEDIPLDALLLEMKPQLLMLAGTRKVVFDMTAGIRVLAEGDKIKQVVLNLFHNAVQHTDMERGVIQVNLSAGKKLVDIQIRDNGPGMSKEQLERIFERFYRGDESRTRSSGGAGLGLAITQSIVEAHGGNITAESTPGTGSVFKVTLPLAGTV; encoded by the coding sequence ATGAAGGCGGGAGGAAAAAGTCGGAGAAAATATGCGCTCCGTTCTCTCCGGTCCCAACTTTTAGCCAGAACGTTACTCATTTTGGCTTTGCTGCTCGTATTGATTGGTTTTCTACAATATTTTCTGATGAAAGATTTTCTGTATCGTAGTCGGGCAGAAGCTATGGATACGCAGCTGAATTCAATTCCTGCCGATTTATTGATTAAGGATTCACAGGAGCAGAGTAGGGTAACCGCTCCCCAAGAACAAACTAATCGGAGGAATAATCGACCGGGGCCGTTTTTGTTCTGGCCGGATATGTCGCTCGCTTCTATAGATACAGACGGTACCTTCCAGAGCTTGTCCAACGAAAACGGACTTAAGCCGCCACGTCTCACCACTGAGCAATATCAAGCGATGCAGCAGAGCAAACGTATGCGTCACGGCTATCAATTAATCAGGGATGCTCAGGGGAAAGAGCAACTGGTTGTATTCCGTCCGCTCGGTCCACCTGACCGTTCGTCCGGTTTACTTCAAATGGGCGTATCCACGAATTCTATGCAAGAGCAGTTGATTAACCAGCTCCGCACCTTTATTTTATTGTCATTGATTGCGCTTGCGATTGGGTTGGCGCTTATGCTTCCTGTGCTGCGACGCACATTGGTGCCCCTTTCCAGGATGGTCGAGGCAGTCAAACGTATTGATGCGGGCAATCTGGCCGAGCGCTTTGACGCAGAGCAGGGGCAGTATGAGGTGGATCGTTTGGCAGTTTCATTTAACGGGATGCTGGAACGGTTGGAGCATTCGTTTGCTGCCGAACGGGAATTGCAGATGCAGATGAGACGATTTATTGCGGATGCTTCCCATGAACTGCGCACCCCGCTCACATCTATTCACGGTTTCTTGGAAGTGCTGCTTCGTGGAGCAGCATCTAATCCGAAGCAGCTTCAATCGGCACTAGAAAGTATGTACGGTGAATCCAAGCGGATGAATAAACTGGTCTCTGATTTACTATTGTTGGCTAAGCTGGACCGAACACCGGAGTTGAAACTGGAGGACATACCACTAGATGCGTTGCTGTTGGAAATGAAACCGCAGCTCCTTATGCTGGCAGGTACACGTAAGGTAGTTTTTGATATGACGGCAGGTATACGGGTGTTGGCAGAGGGGGATAAAATCAAGCAGGTAGTGCTCAACCTGTTTCATAATGCTGTTCAGCATACTGATATGGAAAGAGGTGTGATCCAGGTAAACCTGTCTGCGGGTAAGAAGTTGGTGGATATCCAAATTCGTGATAACGGACCAGGCATGAGTAAAGAACAGCTGGAGCGGATATTTGAGCGTTTTTATCGTGGAGATGAATCGCGTACACGTAGCTCAGGCGGGGCGGGCCTTGGTCTGGCCATTACACAGTCTATCGTGGAAGCACACGGCGGGAACATTACGGCTGAAAGCACACCGGGAACGGGAAGTGTATTCAAAGTAACGCTACCTTTAGCGGGAACAGTATAG
- a CDS encoding glycosyltransferase family 2 protein — translation MSEPIRYSIVIPMYNEEAVITETYRRLKQVMGSMGEPYELIFVNDGSSDRSVQLIKEFSLRDDTIVLIDFSRNFGHQLAITAGMDYAVGEAVVVIDADLQDPPELIVEMANKWKEGYEVVYAKRLKRNGETRFKKWSASLFYRVLKASTDINIPVDTGDFRLMDRKVIDELKRLPENNRFVRGLVSWIGFKQTAVEYERDERLAGETKYPLKRMIKLSLDGITSFSIKPLKLAGYIGALLSMSGFLYLMYVLFLNFFTDFYVMKGWSSMISISLIFDGLILIILGIMGEYVGRIYDETKARPLYIVREHLGGQYENGPTHAMKAPEPRESLYMQGARDSLISAGRTVRGNSAVYTGPKSGHGA, via the coding sequence ATGAGTGAACCTATCCGTTATTCCATAGTTATTCCGATGTACAACGAGGAAGCCGTTATTACGGAAACCTATCGGAGGCTGAAACAAGTCATGGGCTCAATGGGTGAGCCCTACGAGCTGATCTTCGTAAATGATGGAAGTTCGGACCGCAGCGTCCAATTGATCAAGGAATTCAGTCTCAGAGATGACACCATTGTATTGATTGATTTCTCTCGCAATTTTGGTCATCAGCTAGCGATTACCGCCGGGATGGATTATGCAGTGGGAGAGGCGGTCGTCGTCATTGACGCCGACCTCCAGGACCCGCCGGAACTGATTGTTGAGATGGCTAACAAGTGGAAGGAAGGCTATGAAGTAGTCTACGCCAAACGGCTCAAACGCAATGGTGAAACTCGCTTCAAGAAATGGTCTGCCAGCCTCTTCTACCGTGTACTTAAAGCATCAACGGATATTAATATCCCGGTCGATACCGGAGATTTCCGCTTAATGGATCGCAAGGTTATAGATGAATTGAAACGGCTGCCGGAAAATAACCGATTCGTTCGTGGACTGGTCAGCTGGATCGGGTTCAAACAAACTGCTGTAGAATATGAGCGCGACGAGCGGCTCGCAGGCGAAACCAAGTATCCGTTGAAACGAATGATCAAGCTCAGTCTGGACGGAATCACATCCTTTTCGATTAAACCGCTTAAGCTGGCAGGGTATATCGGCGCACTTCTATCCATGTCCGGCTTCCTGTATCTGATGTACGTATTGTTTCTCAACTTTTTCACCGATTTCTATGTGATGAAGGGCTGGTCGTCTATGATTAGCATCAGCCTGATCTTCGACGGGTTGATCCTGATCATTCTCGGTATTATGGGTGAATATGTTGGACGGATTTATGACGAAACCAAAGCACGCCCGCTTTACATTGTCCGTGAGCATCTGGGTGGACAATACGAAAACGGTCCGACACATGCTATGAAAGCCCCTGAACCCCGTGAATCCCTGTACATGCAAGGAGCTCGTGACAGTCTGATTTCGGCAGGACGCACAGTGCGCGGCAACAGTGCGGTATATACCGGACCCAAATCCGGTCATGGAGCCTAA
- a CDS encoding S8 family serine peptidase has protein sequence MKKPIILKKIPVVSLALALTVSLSLPSVSSAATADLQLNSFLEAQQALTIEAAPAFISPELSTDSSRQVRVIVQLDGEPLAVDKYAARSGVQAFTAQSEQKAESAIANEQTTFVDQAAEHGISLQVNYQYNTVLNGLEVTLPANKIPALAKLPGVKSIHENKTYYSIPVQDPPTLTASEATYDNAPLDQIGVPEAWAKGLNGEGIKVGVIDTGIDYEHPDLKEAYKGGYDSFEQDNDPYEEPFLEKENDPYGTGFSGTTHGTHVSGTIAGKAANKSSDIVQKGISYKSDLYVYKVLGRNTKTGRSSGSSAQVIDGIERAVKDGMNVINLSLGSDSEKDPNSPDSIAINNAVLSGVVAVIANGNAAQDGPYFYSMGSPATSQLAISVGAATSPSKSFSGTASVTRDTYWEANGELKKTVTNDAYAHYDFNLMGWETGREDFSSILGTAPYELVYANLGQPDDFEGKDLAGKIVLVSRGNLAFVDKITNAKKNGAKAVIVFNGNTKAGDITKADLGESISGRDDYVNSNLGDSFDFIPTFDMKGKEGRALAKQIVDNAGEKFSVSFGADYIRTDNAGNTMADFSSRGPNGDELLSIKPDVSAPGVGILSTYPAFAKFYPDASYEQAYKRSNGTSMASPHVAGLAVLLKQQHPNWTPFDIRAALANTSITLFDEDKIQYDVYSQGAGLVNIANAIQTPALLETVEKITILDKNFNRQEVVNYNPSASFGVLRPGSDAKQIQLQLKNLSANTVQYEASTVLHDNVTSDPTQPIATPDVSNIAVQLQGVGANGAISAEPGKSQPFFLSVQPNSGAATGVYEGEVILKSAGLPTLHLPFVVHVGKENPTTGFGLQDLSVTNPIIYPSRTGAQRSTDLTFRLTTDKTNQIALYVYGVDDKLIGLIDGITTSKEQGDNARLKQGAYSFKDIDGSYVELDDKGKPVLDANGQPVIQHLKDGVYKLEVSSPELNKDGEVVRNADGPKLFTATKAIRVDNSAASSGSGGGGGGGGGGRSNTTPSATTNTSTPVPTSAPSLQSVVKQGQAVKTITTAVALNNNVQSLTVTDADLQAAVTAAGSSPTAIVLSATSQAGQTTKASLTSTQLVTLGKASAGSSLIVSNTGSSLALPVSALKNVPAGAGIEVVISSQAEASNTFTSKLKGSNVIGTPVGFEANVVTGGKSQSLKVAPGQFISRSFTVPGQIDSNTAGVLYTANGNVYPVPSVFTKQADGSTVVKVSRPGFSTYAAATRPVSFEDISSSYAQSEIQSLANKLLINGTTDTTFSPKKNVTRAEFAALVTRALGLTPGTAAPFSDIPAGSWYSGDVAAAYEAGLITGRSSDKFDPNANISRQEIAVVLGKAVDLLQIKATADGPARTPYHDASSFAGYAKDSIEKVSAAGIINGEAIKGSSYFQPNAPTTREASAKVLHVLLQKASLIN, from the coding sequence TTGAAAAAGCCGATCATTTTGAAAAAAATACCTGTCGTATCACTCGCTCTTGCCTTGACGGTAAGCTTGTCTCTGCCGTCTGTCAGTTCTGCTGCTACCGCAGATCTACAACTCAACTCATTTTTGGAAGCTCAGCAAGCATTGACTATTGAGGCGGCTCCGGCCTTCATTTCGCCAGAGCTAAGTACAGACTCTTCCCGCCAGGTCAGAGTCATCGTACAGCTTGATGGTGAGCCCTTAGCCGTAGACAAATATGCGGCACGTTCAGGCGTCCAAGCTTTCACAGCTCAATCTGAGCAAAAAGCGGAATCCGCGATTGCCAACGAGCAAACTACGTTCGTGGACCAAGCCGCTGAGCATGGTATTTCTCTCCAGGTGAATTACCAGTACAACACAGTGCTTAACGGCTTGGAGGTCACATTGCCAGCCAATAAGATTCCAGCACTGGCTAAACTGCCAGGCGTAAAATCCATTCATGAAAACAAAACGTATTATTCCATCCCCGTACAGGACCCGCCAACACTTACAGCCAGTGAAGCCACTTATGATAACGCACCGCTGGACCAGATTGGTGTTCCTGAAGCCTGGGCCAAAGGATTGAATGGCGAGGGAATCAAGGTCGGGGTTATTGATACCGGTATCGATTATGAGCATCCGGACTTGAAAGAAGCCTATAAAGGCGGATATGACTCTTTTGAACAGGACAACGATCCTTACGAGGAACCGTTCCTTGAAAAAGAGAATGACCCATACGGCACAGGTTTTAGCGGAACGACACATGGTACTCACGTCTCTGGCACGATTGCCGGTAAAGCCGCAAATAAATCCTCAGATATTGTACAAAAGGGTATTTCCTATAAATCGGACTTATACGTGTATAAAGTGCTTGGACGCAATACCAAGACGGGTCGTTCCTCCGGTTCCTCCGCACAGGTCATTGATGGCATTGAACGCGCTGTCAAAGATGGTATGAACGTCATTAACCTGTCGCTGGGCTCGGATTCCGAAAAGGACCCGAACTCCCCGGATTCCATTGCTATTAATAATGCTGTACTTTCCGGCGTAGTCGCGGTCATAGCGAATGGTAATGCGGCACAGGATGGCCCTTATTTTTATTCCATGGGTTCTCCCGCAACATCACAGCTGGCGATTTCCGTCGGTGCAGCTACTTCGCCGAGCAAAAGCTTCTCGGGTACAGCTTCGGTCACCCGTGACACCTATTGGGAGGCTAACGGTGAATTGAAAAAGACCGTAACTAATGATGCTTATGCACATTATGATTTTAATTTGATGGGCTGGGAGACAGGCAGAGAAGACTTTTCCTCCATTTTGGGAACTGCCCCTTATGAGCTCGTATATGCGAATCTGGGACAACCTGATGATTTTGAAGGGAAAGACTTAGCAGGAAAAATCGTCCTCGTTTCACGCGGCAACTTGGCATTCGTGGATAAAATCACAAATGCGAAAAAAAACGGCGCGAAGGCTGTTATCGTTTTTAATGGGAATACGAAAGCGGGCGACATCACCAAAGCTGATTTAGGGGAAAGTATTTCAGGTCGCGATGACTACGTTAATTCCAATTTGGGTGACAGCTTTGACTTTATTCCAACCTTTGACATGAAAGGTAAGGAAGGCCGTGCACTGGCTAAACAAATCGTAGACAACGCTGGAGAAAAGTTCTCAGTTTCCTTTGGAGCAGACTATATTCGCACAGATAATGCAGGTAATACCATGGCCGATTTCAGCTCCCGCGGACCGAACGGAGATGAACTGCTCAGTATCAAACCAGACGTGAGCGCACCGGGGGTTGGCATTTTATCAACCTACCCTGCTTTCGCCAAGTTCTATCCAGATGCATCGTATGAGCAGGCTTACAAACGTAGCAACGGTACAAGTATGGCGTCTCCACATGTGGCTGGACTTGCTGTACTGCTGAAGCAGCAGCATCCGAACTGGACACCGTTTGATATCCGCGCTGCGCTCGCCAACACTTCGATTACACTCTTTGATGAGGATAAAATCCAATATGATGTGTATTCCCAAGGTGCAGGCCTTGTAAACATCGCTAATGCGATTCAGACGCCAGCCCTGCTGGAAACCGTCGAAAAGATTACGATTCTCGACAAAAACTTTAATCGGCAGGAGGTTGTGAATTATAATCCTTCCGCCAGCTTCGGGGTGTTACGACCTGGTAGTGATGCGAAGCAGATTCAGCTTCAACTCAAAAACTTGTCGGCTAACACTGTGCAATATGAAGCCAGCACCGTTTTACATGATAATGTAACTTCTGATCCAACTCAACCGATTGCTACACCTGACGTGAGCAACATTGCCGTTCAGTTGCAAGGTGTGGGCGCGAATGGAGCAATCTCGGCAGAACCGGGTAAATCGCAACCGTTCTTCCTGTCTGTACAACCAAATTCGGGTGCAGCCACAGGTGTATATGAAGGGGAAGTTATTCTGAAAAGCGCCGGACTGCCAACACTTCATCTGCCGTTCGTCGTTCATGTGGGCAAAGAAAATCCTACAACTGGCTTCGGCTTGCAGGACTTGAGTGTCACCAACCCGATTATTTATCCGAGTCGTACAGGTGCTCAACGTTCAACAGATTTGACATTCCGCCTGACCACAGATAAAACCAACCAGATCGCGCTTTATGTATACGGCGTAGATGATAAATTAATCGGTCTGATCGATGGAATTACGACCTCCAAGGAACAAGGTGACAATGCTCGCCTCAAACAAGGTGCATATTCCTTCAAGGATATTGACGGAAGTTACGTCGAATTAGATGACAAGGGAAAACCTGTTCTGGATGCTAATGGTCAGCCCGTGATTCAGCATTTGAAGGACGGCGTATACAAGCTGGAAGTCAGTTCTCCAGAACTGAATAAAGACGGCGAAGTCGTACGCAATGCCGACGGCCCTAAACTCTTCACCGCCACTAAAGCTATTCGCGTGGATAATAGCGCCGCATCTAGCGGTAGTGGTGGAGGCGGAGGTGGTGGAGGTGGCGGTAGAAGCAATACTACACCTTCTGCTACAACGAACACATCCACTCCTGTCCCTACATCTGCACCTTCACTTCAAAGCGTTGTGAAACAAGGACAGGCTGTTAAAACTATCACTACAGCCGTTGCATTGAACAATAATGTACAGTCGCTGACAGTAACCGATGCAGATTTGCAGGCTGCCGTGACAGCAGCAGGTTCCAGCCCGACAGCTATTGTACTGTCGGCTACTAGCCAAGCAGGCCAAACGACGAAGGCATCGCTCACTTCCACACAACTGGTAACGCTGGGCAAGGCTTCAGCAGGAAGCAGCTTGATTGTAAGCAATACAGGTTCTTCTCTGGCTTTGCCAGTATCCGCTCTGAAAAATGTTCCTGCTGGTGCAGGCATTGAAGTGGTAATCAGCAGCCAGGCAGAGGCGAGCAACACTTTTACAAGTAAACTGAAAGGCTCCAATGTGATCGGCACCCCGGTAGGGTTTGAAGCTAATGTTGTCACTGGTGGCAAGAGTCAATCGCTCAAAGTTGCTCCAGGACAGTTTATTAGCAGATCCTTTACCGTACCTGGTCAAATTGATTCCAATACAGCCGGTGTACTCTACACGGCAAATGGAAATGTCTATCCCGTTCCATCCGTCTTCACCAAGCAGGCTGATGGATCTACCGTCGTCAAGGTAAGCCGTCCGGGCTTCTCGACGTATGCAGCGGCGACACGTCCCGTTAGCTTTGAAGATATTTCATCGTCGTATGCCCAATCGGAAATTCAATCACTGGCGAACAAGTTGCTGATTAACGGCACGACTGACACGACTTTCTCACCGAAGAAGAACGTGACGCGTGCAGAATTTGCAGCCCTGGTAACCCGAGCACTCGGCCTGACACCAGGTACTGCTGCACCATTCAGTGATATCCCGGCAGGTAGCTGGTACTCCGGCGATGTAGCAGCCGCTTATGAAGCTGGTTTGATTACGGGTCGCAGCAGCGACAAGTTTGATCCGAACGCTAATATCAGTCGTCAAGAAATTGCTGTCGTGCTGGGTAAAGCTGTAGACCTGCTTCAAATCAAAGCTACAGCCGATGGCCCTGCACGCACACCGTACCATGATGCTTCATCCTTTGCAGGCTATGCCAAGGACAGTATTGAAAAAGTAAGTGCAGCAGGTATTATCAACGGAGAAGCGATCAAAGGCTCCTCCTACTTCCAGCCGAATGCACCTACAACCCGTGAGGCATCCGCCAAGGTGCTACATGTACTTTTACAAAAAGCTTCGCTGATTAACTAA
- a CDS encoding manganese-dependent inorganic pyrophosphatase has translation MAKTLIFGHKNPDTDTICSAIAYADLKTKLGADVEPVRLGEVNGETQYALDYFKVSAPRLVEQVAAETDNVILVDHNERQQSAADIDKVRVTEVIDHHRIANFETSQPLYFRAEPVGCTATILNKLYKENGIAIPKEIAGLMLSAIISDSLLFKSPTCTDQDVAAARELAEIAGVDADRYGFDLLKAGADLSGHTIEQLVSLDAKEFQMNGRKVEIAQVNAVDVNDVLSRQADLEAALSQTIEAKNLDLFLFVVTDIVNSDSIGIAMGSQAQAVEKAYNVQLDDNKAVLKGVVSRKSQIVPVLTDAFNSL, from the coding sequence TTGGCAAAAACGTTGATTTTCGGGCATAAAAATCCGGATACGGATACCATTTGCTCAGCTATTGCTTATGCAGACTTAAAAACCAAACTGGGCGCGGACGTAGAGCCGGTTCGTCTGGGCGAGGTGAACGGGGAAACCCAGTATGCACTGGATTATTTCAAAGTGAGCGCGCCACGTCTGGTTGAGCAGGTTGCTGCTGAAACGGACAACGTCATTCTGGTCGATCATAATGAACGCCAGCAAAGCGCCGCTGATATTGACAAGGTACGTGTAACTGAAGTCATCGACCATCACCGGATCGCTAACTTTGAAACAAGCCAGCCGTTATACTTCCGAGCTGAGCCAGTGGGTTGCACAGCCACCATTTTGAACAAGCTCTACAAGGAAAATGGTATAGCGATTCCGAAAGAAATCGCAGGTCTAATGTTGTCCGCGATTATTTCCGATTCCCTGTTGTTTAAATCCCCAACTTGCACGGATCAAGACGTAGCTGCTGCTCGTGAACTGGCTGAAATTGCTGGTGTAGATGCAGATCGTTACGGTTTTGACTTGCTTAAAGCGGGAGCTGATTTGAGTGGTCATACCATTGAACAGTTAGTAAGTCTGGATGCCAAAGAATTTCAGATGAATGGTCGCAAAGTGGAAATTGCTCAAGTGAACGCAGTAGACGTCAACGATGTGCTATCGCGTCAAGCTGACCTAGAAGCTGCATTATCCCAAACCATTGAGGCCAAAAATCTCGATCTGTTCCTGTTCGTTGTAACAGACATCGTGAACAGTGATTCCATTGGTATTGCCATGGGAAGCCAAGCACAAGCGGTTGAGAAAGCCTATAATGTTCAGTTGGACGACAATAAGGCTGTTCTAAAAGGCGTTGTATCGCGCAAATCGCAAATTGTGCCTGTATTGACTGACGCTTTTAACAGTTTGTAA